The Candidatus Koribacter versatilis Ellin345 genome has a segment encoding these proteins:
- a CDS encoding polysaccharide deacetylase family protein, whose protein sequence is MQIGKALLRLLASSLLLSCSLLAQQREVAITIDDLPAANPRLSGKQMNELTSKLLATLKQEQVPAIGFVNEQKLYVKGEVDDRIGALRQWVDNGFELGNHTFSHMSLDTNTLQAWEENVVRGETVTSMLLAEKKMKIRYLRHPYLIVGRDLDTRRQAENFLAQRGYKIAPVTMDAWDWMYSGAYDAAREQGDTAMQRKLVDSYLEYTNQVFDYYEKFSKQFLGYEPKQVLLLHCNWLEAEHINELIATLRKRGYKFVTLDEALTDSAYSLPNTWVGDDGQTWIDQWAITQGKIPTGQPEFPRWVEDISEKYRKSGAQPY, encoded by the coding sequence ATGCAAATCGGAAAAGCGCTCCTTCGTCTCCTCGCATCTTCCCTATTACTTTCCTGCTCTTTGCTCGCCCAACAGCGCGAAGTCGCCATCACCATCGACGATCTTCCCGCCGCCAATCCGCGCCTCAGCGGCAAGCAGATGAACGAACTCACGTCGAAGCTACTCGCCACACTCAAGCAGGAGCAGGTTCCCGCGATTGGCTTCGTGAACGAGCAAAAACTCTACGTCAAAGGTGAGGTCGACGATCGCATCGGCGCTCTGCGCCAGTGGGTCGACAACGGTTTCGAGCTCGGCAATCACACCTTCAGCCACATGTCGCTCGACACCAACACCCTGCAAGCCTGGGAAGAGAACGTCGTGCGCGGCGAGACCGTCACCTCCATGCTTCTTGCTGAAAAGAAGATGAAGATCCGCTACCTGCGTCATCCATACTTGATCGTCGGCCGCGATCTCGATACCCGCCGCCAAGCCGAGAATTTCCTCGCGCAGCGTGGATACAAAATCGCTCCCGTCACCATGGACGCCTGGGACTGGATGTACTCCGGCGCCTACGATGCCGCCCGCGAACAAGGCGATACCGCCATGCAGCGCAAGCTAGTGGATTCCTATCTTGAGTACACCAACCAGGTCTTCGATTACTACGAGAAGTTCTCCAAACAATTCCTCGGCTATGAACCCAAGCAGGTCCTGCTTCTCCACTGCAACTGGCTCGAAGCCGAACACATCAACGAACTCATCGCCACCCTCCGCAAGCGCGGCTACAAATTCGTAACCCTCGACGAAGCCCTCACCGACTCCGCCTACAGTCTCCCCAACACGTGGGTTGGCGACGACGGCCAAACTTGGATCGACCAGTGGGCCATCACCCAGGGCAAAATCCCCACTGGCCAACCAGAATTCCCAAGGTGGGTAGAGGACATCTCCGA
- a CDS encoding tetratricopeptide repeat protein, which translates to MPTRSALIVALLALSLSLGCTANKQFQRASALQKAGKTQEALDIYENLVVRTRSHKAQSQLFVRIGECEWTLEQQGPSLNAFLKAAELDPANSSAHLHLAQLFLAAGAPDKALIFAQIVLSHNPNDLDAMAAEASAYAFQGNIPAATKRFQDVLDRDPAREDAAVTLSQIYSASGRIDQARHVLETAAAKAPKSSVIQLALAHFEEEQGRLPAAEAAYRKAVTLQDDGPTNLKLAQFLERSARVPEAETVLRRVDGLTPAKPYALADFQLISGRDGAASQQYLKLLLNRDNKRDGNTATPIAARAIEAKLAVANGQSGSKRTQSLLEAKSALGIHRAEFGEETTAVLAAEIALAEGDSATAAALARSVVDEHADNNSAHYVLGLALSRMGKNAEARAEWQTILDNDTTSVPARLSLAQLSLSEGNIADAEQMVVPVVRQEPANLGALELFGRVLIAEKDFGAANSIAVRYQQIDKTSPVAHLLKGDAALAQHHLAYALIEYEQAVLLDPNSTAAQEGLVRVYRSGTITKPMLQRMEMSAAAPPKSASLMELAGRLYSEHHWNDDAARCFRAALAMEPQRSSSAVELAKLQAQDGSSTDAASAAAAISASNSLLIRGLGAQDRSDLNAAIRNYEAALSKGENTGVAANNLAWLYAEQGSNLDRALELAQRAREANPVDPAVTDTLGFVLLKRREYSMALMALKEADQLMRVQKNSDVQLAQAIRQHILEASRQSGATTP; encoded by the coding sequence GTGCCCACTCGTTCGGCCCTGATCGTAGCTCTGCTCGCCCTCAGCCTTTCTCTCGGCTGCACCGCTAACAAGCAATTCCAGCGCGCCTCTGCACTTCAAAAAGCGGGCAAGACGCAGGAAGCCCTCGATATCTACGAGAACCTCGTAGTCCGGACGCGCAGCCATAAGGCGCAATCGCAATTGTTCGTCCGAATCGGCGAGTGCGAATGGACGCTTGAGCAGCAGGGTCCATCCCTCAATGCTTTCTTAAAGGCCGCGGAACTCGATCCCGCAAACAGTTCTGCGCATCTCCATCTCGCACAACTCTTCCTCGCCGCTGGGGCTCCTGACAAAGCGCTCATCTTCGCCCAAATCGTCCTGTCGCATAATCCCAACGATCTTGATGCCATGGCTGCTGAAGCCAGTGCCTACGCCTTCCAGGGCAACATCCCCGCCGCGACGAAACGCTTTCAGGATGTTCTCGACCGTGATCCCGCCCGAGAAGATGCTGCGGTAACGCTCTCGCAGATTTATTCCGCCAGTGGCCGCATCGATCAAGCACGCCACGTGCTCGAAACTGCCGCTGCGAAGGCCCCCAAAAGTTCCGTCATCCAACTCGCACTCGCGCACTTCGAAGAAGAGCAGGGTCGACTCCCTGCCGCCGAAGCCGCCTATCGCAAAGCCGTGACGCTTCAGGATGACGGCCCCACGAATCTTAAGCTTGCCCAATTCCTCGAACGCAGCGCCCGTGTCCCGGAAGCCGAAACCGTGCTTCGTCGAGTGGATGGGCTCACTCCCGCGAAGCCCTATGCCCTCGCCGATTTCCAGTTGATTTCAGGACGCGACGGTGCCGCTTCGCAGCAGTACTTAAAGCTTCTCCTGAATCGGGATAACAAGCGCGACGGGAACACCGCCACTCCGATCGCCGCCCGCGCGATCGAAGCCAAACTCGCCGTTGCCAACGGTCAGAGTGGCAGCAAGCGCACCCAGTCGCTTCTGGAAGCCAAGAGTGCCCTCGGCATCCATCGCGCAGAATTTGGCGAAGAAACCACGGCAGTCCTGGCTGCTGAAATCGCTCTGGCTGAGGGTGATTCAGCCACCGCAGCCGCCCTTGCGCGATCGGTGGTTGACGAGCACGCCGACAACAACTCCGCCCACTACGTTCTCGGTCTCGCACTCTCCCGTATGGGAAAGAACGCAGAAGCCCGCGCCGAGTGGCAAACCATCCTCGACAATGACACGACCTCAGTGCCGGCCCGGCTCTCTCTCGCACAGCTTTCGCTCTCGGAAGGCAATATCGCCGATGCCGAGCAGATGGTTGTTCCCGTCGTTCGTCAGGAACCGGCAAACCTCGGTGCTCTGGAATTGTTCGGCCGAGTGTTGATCGCCGAGAAAGATTTCGGTGCCGCGAACAGCATTGCCGTGCGTTATCAGCAAATCGACAAGACAAGTCCTGTAGCGCACCTTCTTAAAGGCGACGCCGCTCTCGCCCAGCACCACCTCGCCTATGCGCTGATTGAATATGAGCAAGCTGTTCTGCTCGATCCGAACTCAACCGCCGCTCAGGAAGGGCTCGTTCGCGTCTATCGCTCCGGAACCATCACCAAGCCAATGCTGCAGCGCATGGAGATGAGCGCAGCCGCCCCTCCGAAATCCGCATCACTCATGGAACTCGCCGGTCGGCTCTACTCAGAACATCATTGGAACGATGACGCTGCCCGCTGTTTCCGCGCCGCTTTAGCTATGGAGCCCCAACGCAGCAGCTCCGCCGTGGAACTCGCCAAGCTCCAGGCGCAGGATGGTAGTTCGACGGATGCAGCGAGCGCCGCCGCGGCCATCAGCGCATCGAATTCACTGCTCATTCGCGGACTCGGTGCCCAGGATCGCAGCGACCTGAATGCAGCTATTCGCAACTACGAAGCCGCCCTGAGCAAAGGCGAGAATACCGGTGTCGCCGCCAACAACCTCGCGTGGCTTTATGCCGAGCAAGGCAGCAATCTCGACCGCGCCCTGGAACTCGCCCAGCGTGCGCGCGAGGCAAATCCCGTGGATCCGGCAGTCACCGACACTCTCGGTTTCGTGCTGCTGAAACGCCGCGAGTACTCCATGGCCCTGATGGCCTTGAAAGAAGCAGATCAGTTGATGCGCGTCCAAAAGAACTCCGACGTCCAACTCGCGCAAGCAATCCGGCAGCACATCCTGGAAGCATCGCGCCAGTCGGGAGCAACCACACCCTGA